A genomic window from Phoenix dactylifera cultivar Barhee BC4 chromosome 7, palm_55x_up_171113_PBpolish2nd_filt_p, whole genome shotgun sequence includes:
- the LOC103718504 gene encoding pyrophosphate--fructose 6-phosphate 1-phosphotransferase subunit beta: protein MAANSILANGGKGPSPGRLTAVYSEVQTSRLNHSLPLPSVVRGPFKIVDGPLSSAAGNPDEIKKLFPNLFGQPSATLVPTGSAPSEMAGSLKVGVVLSGGQAPGGHNVISGIFDYLQDRAKGSTLYGFKGGPAGIMKCKYMELTSEYIYPYRNQGGFDMICSGRDKIETPEQFKQAEETALKLDLDGLVVIGGDDSNTNACLLAENFRAKNMKARVIGCPKTIDGDLKCKEVPTSFGFDTACKIYAEMIGNVMTDARSTGKYYHFVRLMGRAASHITLECALQTHPNITIIGEEVAAKKLTLKNVTDFITDIICKRAELGYNYGVVLVPEGLIDFIPEVQQLIAELNEILAHDVVDEEGLWKKKLSDQSQLLFEFLPQAIQEQLLLERDPHGNVQVAKIETEKMLISMVETELDKRKSEGTYAEQFKGQSHFFGYEGRCGLPTNFDATYCYALGYAAGALLHSGKTGLISSVGNLCAPVEEWTVGGTALTSLMDVERRHGKFKPVLKKAMVELQGAPFKKFASVRDEWALRNRYISPGPIQFIGPGSNDVNNTLRLELGAQA, encoded by the exons ATGGCTGCGAACTCCATCCTCGCCAACGGTGGCAAGGGGCCGTCGCCCGGCCGCCTCACGGCGGTGTACAGCGAGGTGCAGACTAGCCGCCTCAAccactccctccccctcccctccgtcGTTAGGGGACCCTTCAAGATCGTGGACGGCCCTCTGAGCTCCGCCGCCGGGAACCCCG ATGAGATCAAGAAGCTGTTTCCTAATCTTTTCGGCCAGCCCTCCGCTACGCTAGTTCCGACGGGTTCCGCTCCTTCGGAGATGGCTGGGAGTCTTAAGGTCGGAGTGGTGCTCTCTGGAGGCCAGGCTCCCGGTGGGCACAATGTCATCTCTGGGATTTTTG ATTACTTGCAGGATCGAGCCAAGGGGAGCACGCTGTACGGATTCAAGGGAGGTCCAGCAGGGATCATGAAATGCAAATACATGGAGCTCACTTCAGAGTACATCTATCCTTATAGAAATCAG GGTGGatttgatatgatctgcagTGGAAGGGACAAAATTGAAACTCCAGAACAG TTTAAGCAAGCTGAAGAGACAGCCTTGAAACTTGATTTGGATGGACTTGTTGTGATTGGTGGAGATGACTCAAATACCAATGCATGCCTTCTCGCTGAAAATTTTAG GGCAAAGAATATGAAAGCTCGGGTTATTGGATGCCCAAAGACAATTGATGGAGATCTCAAATGCAAGGAGGTTCCAACAAGTTTTGGATTTGACACAGCTTGCAAG ATATATGCTGAAATGATAGGAAATGTTATGACAGATGCTCGGTCAACTGGGAAATATTACCACT TTGTAAGGCTTATGGGACGTGCTGCTTCTCACATCACATTGGAGTGTGCTTTACAAACACATCCAAATATTACTATCATTGGAGAAGAG GTGGCTGCCAAGAAGCTAACACTCAAAAATGTCACAGACTTCATTACTGATATAATCTGCAAGCGTGCAGAGCTTGGTTACAATTATGGAGTTGTTCTTGTACCGGAAGGTTTGATTGATTTTATTCCAGAG GTTCAGCAACTTATAGCAGAACTAAATGAGATCTTAGCTCATGACGTTGTTGATGAGGAGGGACTGTGGAAAAAGAAGCTTAGTGATCAATCTCAGCttctttttgaatttttacCTCAGGCTATCCAGGAACAACTGTTGTTAGAAAGAGATCCACATGGAAATGTACAG GTTGCCAAGATTGAAACTGAAAAAATGCTTATTTCTATGGTTGAAACTGAGTTGGACAAGAGAAAGTCAGAGGGAACATATGCAGAGCAGTTTAAAGGGCAATCCCACTTTTTTGG TTATGAAGGAAGATGTGGTTTGCCCACAAATTTTGATGCGACATATTGCTATGCTTTGGGTTATGCTGCAGGAGCTCTTCTCCACTCTGGAAAGACTGGTCTCATTTCTTCA GTGGGTAACTTGTGTGCGCCTGTTGAGGAATGGACTGTTGGAGGCACTGCACTGACATCATTAATGGATGTTGAGAGGAGACATG GTAAGTTCAAGCCTGTACTAAAGAAGGCAATGGTGGAGCTTCAAG GCGCACCATTTAAAAAGTTTGCGTCCGTGCGAGATGAGTGGGCCCTGCGCAACAGATATATTAGCCCAG GCCCAATTCAGTTTATTGGCCCTGGATCCAATGACGTCAATAACACTCTGCGGCTGGAACTTGGAGCGCAGGCATAA